From the genome of Flavobacterium ovatum, one region includes:
- a CDS encoding CvpA family protein encodes MSFLDIVLGGLLLYGLIKGIKNGLFAELASFLSLIVGIYLAIKFSSVVSEVVGQVVSWSAKTVAITAFALTFIAVVLGIMLLAKVFTGMMSFAYLGWVNRLAGGFFSILKMVLILSVVFNLFQKINFNNWLVKEETFNQSMFYNPIQKVSQLVFPKLETWYEDFKTKTVKSQEAKV; translated from the coding sequence ATGAGTTTTTTAGACATTGTTTTAGGCGGATTGCTATTGTACGGTTTAATCAAAGGAATCAAAAACGGGTTATTTGCCGAGTTGGCTTCTTTTTTGTCCTTGATTGTGGGGATTTATTTGGCCATTAAGTTTTCGTCTGTAGTGAGTGAAGTGGTTGGTCAAGTAGTTTCCTGGTCAGCCAAAACCGTTGCTATAACTGCCTTTGCTTTGACTTTTATCGCGGTGGTTTTAGGAATTATGCTCCTAGCCAAAGTCTTCACCGGAATGATGAGTTTTGCTTATTTAGGGTGGGTCAACCGTTTGGCAGGTGGTTTTTTTAGCATCCTGAAAATGGTTTTAATCTTAAGTGTGGTTTTCAACCTTTTCCAGAAAATCAATTTCAATAATTGGTTGGTCAAAGAAGAAACTTTCAATCAATCGATGTTTTACAATCCCATCCAAAAAGTATCGCAACTGGTTTTCCCAAAACTAGAAACTTGGTATGAAGATTTTAAGACGAAGACTGTGAAGAGTCAAGAGGCGAAGGTGTAG
- a CDS encoding VCBS repeat-containing protein translates to MKNNLSKIVFGLLSLLTLTFCSKDNEATKIFTKLEVADTGIEFSNNLVENDSLNYFTYSYLYMGGGVAVGDINNDGLQDIYFTGNQVSNKLYLNKGNLKFEDITEKAGVSGDKRWYTGVTMADVNNDGFLDIYCSVSGKFGSKENQLFINKGNGTFEEKAAAYGLNDIGSSVQSTFFDYDKDGDLDLFVANYPPTPFNAPVSSYVYLMRDLKDEESGHLYRNDGNIFTDVTKEAGVRKFSLSLSATIGDLNNDSWPDIYVSSDFCAPDYMYINNQDGTFREVVKEATSNTAFYGMGVDISDFNNDGNLDIFQVDMDAKSNRRKKANMASMNPMLFWDTVNAGFHYQYMQNCMQVNSGVVTDGVPHFSNVSRITGTSSTDWSWGPLFADFDNDGLKDLFVTNGSRREVNNNDYFNHLKDENITPESYLERSLKIPSEKIDNFIFKNKGNLAFEQANKLWGIEYKGFSNGVAYADLDNDGDLEIITNNIDDPASVFENTSASINNHITVQFKGDAKNKFGLGARVYVTTPESTQMQELTLTRGFQSSVAPELHFGLHKNKKITELKVAWPDGKTQRLKNTAVNQKLVLKYTDAVAEKASTAVASNTLFGAAPKGLFPDFTTVENTFDDFNFQVLLPHKMSALGPAITVGDLNNDGMEDYFVGGSFNSVGQLFFQTATGFVKQNTTFFEADKLSEDAGAVIFDADNDGDNDLYVVSGGYELGSKSPYLQDRLYINNGKGVFTKAAATALPKMITSGSRVYAADFDKDGKQDLLVLGRQMPGNYPAPADSYILMNKSTKDNIKFVNETASRAKELTKLGMATSAVITDYNNDGWLDFIVVGEWMPIRVFENTKTGFKEVSKSLGLTKDTAGWWWSISQGDFDNDGDMDYVVGNNGLNYKYKATDKETFDIYSSDFDQNKKSDIVLSYYNEGKQYPVRGRGCSSQQIPGIKEKFKNYESFSEATLEDVYSKKSLEKALHYQVKSFASVYLENKNGKFVIHHLPVEAQVSGINKILVKDYDKDGFLDILIAGNLYMSEVETPRNDAGYGLFLKGNKGKFKAYTPKQSGFFTPGDVKDMAMITVKGSTYIITGKNNDKLQFTALNK, encoded by the coding sequence ATGAAAAATAATCTCTCAAAAATAGTATTTGGTTTGCTGTCTTTATTGACTTTGACGTTTTGTTCAAAGGACAATGAGGCGACAAAGATTTTTACCAAATTGGAAGTTGCTGATACTGGAATAGAGTTCAGCAATAATTTGGTAGAGAATGATTCGTTGAATTATTTTACCTATTCTTATTTGTACATGGGTGGTGGTGTTGCCGTGGGTGACATCAATAATGATGGATTACAAGATATTTATTTTACAGGAAATCAGGTTTCGAATAAATTATATTTGAATAAAGGGAACTTGAAATTTGAAGATATTACCGAAAAAGCAGGAGTGTCTGGAGACAAACGATGGTACACAGGAGTTACGATGGCCGATGTGAACAACGATGGTTTCTTGGATATTTATTGCTCGGTAAGTGGGAAATTTGGTTCGAAAGAAAACCAATTGTTCATCAACAAAGGCAACGGAACATTTGAAGAGAAAGCGGCTGCTTACGGCCTGAATGACATAGGAAGTAGTGTTCAATCTACCTTTTTTGATTATGATAAAGATGGAGATTTGGATTTATTTGTGGCCAATTATCCTCCTACACCTTTTAATGCTCCCGTATCTTCGTATGTGTATTTGATGCGAGATTTAAAGGACGAAGAATCTGGACATTTGTACCGCAACGACGGAAACATTTTTACCGATGTTACCAAAGAGGCGGGTGTTCGAAAATTTAGTTTATCATTGAGTGCTACAATTGGAGATTTGAACAATGATTCATGGCCAGACATTTATGTTTCAAGTGATTTTTGTGCTCCCGATTATATGTACATCAACAATCAAGATGGTACGTTTAGAGAAGTAGTTAAAGAGGCAACATCTAACACGGCATTTTACGGAATGGGAGTGGATATTTCCGATTTTAACAACGACGGAAACTTGGATATTTTTCAGGTTGACATGGACGCTAAATCCAACAGACGCAAAAAAGCAAATATGGCGAGTATGAACCCAATGCTTTTTTGGGATACTGTAAACGCTGGTTTTCACTACCAATACATGCAAAACTGCATGCAAGTGAACTCGGGAGTGGTGACCGATGGTGTGCCACATTTTTCGAATGTATCGCGTATAACTGGAACTTCATCTACAGATTGGAGTTGGGGACCTCTTTTTGCGGATTTTGATAATGATGGTTTAAAAGATTTATTTGTAACCAATGGATCCAGGAGAGAAGTAAACAACAATGATTATTTCAATCATTTAAAAGACGAAAATATTACCCCAGAAAGTTATTTGGAGCGAAGCTTGAAAATACCTTCTGAAAAAATAGACAATTTTATTTTTAAGAATAAAGGAAATTTAGCCTTCGAGCAAGCAAATAAACTTTGGGGAATTGAATACAAAGGGTTTTCAAACGGGGTGGCGTATGCCGATTTGGACAATGATGGGGATTTGGAAATTATAACCAATAATATTGATGATCCGGCTTCGGTTTTTGAAAACACAAGTGCTTCGATCAACAATCATATTACGGTTCAGTTTAAGGGTGATGCCAAAAACAAATTTGGATTAGGTGCACGTGTATATGTGACTACACCTGAATCTACGCAAATGCAAGAACTCACGCTCACACGAGGATTTCAATCGTCTGTCGCGCCCGAACTGCATTTTGGTTTGCACAAAAACAAAAAAATCACCGAGCTAAAAGTTGCTTGGCCTGACGGAAAAACACAACGTTTGAAGAACACGGCAGTCAACCAAAAGTTGGTTTTGAAATATACCGATGCAGTGGCAGAGAAGGCTTCGACGGCTGTAGCAAGTAATACGTTGTTTGGAGCAGCTCCAAAAGGCTTGTTTCCAGATTTTACTACGGTAGAAAACACATTTGATGATTTTAATTTTCAAGTATTGTTGCCGCATAAAATGTCTGCTCTAGGTCCAGCGATCACTGTTGGAGACTTGAATAATGACGGAATGGAAGATTATTTTGTGGGTGGATCGTTCAATAGTGTTGGGCAATTATTTTTTCAAACTGCTACAGGATTTGTAAAGCAAAACACAACGTTTTTTGAAGCTGATAAATTATCTGAGGATGCAGGAGCTGTTATTTTTGATGCTGATAATGACGGAGATAATGACCTGTATGTAGTAAGTGGTGGTTATGAGTTGGGATCAAAATCCCCATACCTGCAAGACCGTTTGTATATCAACAACGGAAAAGGAGTGTTTACAAAAGCAGCAGCAACTGCACTGCCAAAAATGATTACGAGTGGGTCAAGAGTATATGCGGCCGATTTTGATAAAGATGGTAAGCAAGATTTATTGGTTTTGGGGCGTCAAATGCCGGGTAATTATCCAGCGCCAGCAGATAGTTACATTCTGATGAACAAAAGCACCAAGGACAATATCAAGTTTGTAAACGAAACGGCTTCAAGAGCCAAAGAGTTGACCAAATTGGGAATGGCAACTAGCGCAGTAATAACCGATTACAACAATGATGGTTGGTTGGATTTTATCGTAGTTGGAGAATGGATGCCGATACGTGTATTCGAAAATACAAAAACTGGATTTAAAGAAGTTTCCAAAAGTTTGGGCTTGACCAAGGATACCGCTGGATGGTGGTGGAGCATCAGCCAAGGAGATTTTGATAACGATGGTGATATGGATTATGTAGTTGGGAACAATGGTCTGAATTACAAATACAAAGCAACAGACAAAGAAACATTTGATATCTATTCATCAGATTTTGATCAAAATAAGAAAAGTGATATTGTATTGAGCTATTACAACGAAGGAAAGCAATACCCTGTGCGTGGTCGTGGCTGTTCGTCACAACAGATACCGGGAATTAAAGAGAAGTTCAAGAATTATGAAAGTTTCTCTGAGGCTACTTTAGAGGATGTGTATAGCAAGAAATCATTGGAGAAAGCGTTGCACTACCAAGTGAAATCTTTTGCAAGTGTGTACTTGGAAAACAAAAACGGAAAGTTTGTGATTCATCATTTACCAGTAGAAGCGCAAGTCTCTGGAATCAATAAAATATTGGTCAAAGATTACGATAAAGATGGCTTTTTGGATATTTTGATAGCTGGAAATTTATACATGTCTGAGGTAGAAACACCAAGAAATGATGCAGGATACGGATTGTTCTTAAAAGGAAATAAAGGAAAATTCAAAGCCTACACGCCAAAGCAAAGTGGTTTCTTTACTCCAGGAGATGTAAAAGATATGGCAATGATTACCGTAAAAGGTAGCACGTATATTATCACTGGAAAGAACAATGATAAACTGCAGTTTACAGCATTAAACAAATAA
- a CDS encoding cupin domain-containing protein, with product MKISKDDIEVKMEIPGAVIRQKTDFGDATGLGKISGEYFSLSAGVDTTPLFMGLEGNLCQCPHWGYLLSGQLTATDAEGIEEIVDAKDMFYWPPGHNVKVNKDAEIVMFSPQHEHTKVINHMIEMTKG from the coding sequence ATGAAAATTTCAAAGGATGATATTGAAGTAAAAATGGAGATTCCTGGAGCTGTTATTCGTCAAAAAACTGATTTTGGTGACGCTACTGGATTGGGGAAGATTAGTGGAGAGTATTTCAGTCTTTCTGCAGGAGTGGATACAACTCCTTTATTTATGGGACTTGAAGGAAACTTATGCCAATGTCCTCACTGGGGATATCTATTGAGCGGTCAACTTACTGCAACTGATGCGGAAGGCATCGAGGAAATAGTCGACGCAAAAGACATGTTCTACTGGCCACCAGGACACAATGTAAAAGTTAACAAAGACGCGGAGATTGTTATGTTTAGCCCACAACACGAGCACACCAAAGTCATCAATCATATGATTGAAATGACCAAGGGATAA
- a CDS encoding solute:sodium symporter family transporter produces the protein MLTIISFVGFTIFVAVVSWYATRNTDESSSEGYFLGGRSLGAVTIAGSLLLTNLSAEQIVGLNGQAFTEGILVMAWETLAAIAMIITAIFLVPKYMARGITTIPEFIEYRFDHQTKAIISGLFLTGYVVVIVPSVLYSGSLAFSTMFDLPTVLGISHKASIWLCVWSIGIIGMIYAIFGGLKAVAVSDLINAIGLLIGGILIPIFGLMAIGEGSVMTGISTLYTSNPEKFNVVGEVDNSIPFGTIFTGMMLVQMFYWGTNQAILQRVFAAKNLKEGQKGMILAALVKFLIPLIVVLPGVIAYHLFQGNLSNPDQAYPTLVKTVLPTAFMGFFAAVLFGAVLSSFNSILNSSATLFGFDLYKQYFNKTATEHQVVKASKIFGLVLGLLGMSVAPLIANAPNGLFAWLQEANGCYSIPILTVVIIGFFTKRVPALAAKIGIASGVILYSISQFIVKPYFVDSAMAKAAADGITNAKALSVIQAEAYPHFLHVMAVLFVLNIGIMLLVGKMYPMAHDHVVRSNDKVDITPWKHAVVTGILITILVLSTYFIF, from the coding sequence ATGCTTACCATTATTTCATTTGTTGGATTTACAATATTTGTAGCTGTTGTGTCATGGTATGCCACACGTAATACAGATGAATCTTCGTCTGAGGGATATTTTCTTGGTGGTCGAAGTCTTGGGGCAGTAACCATTGCCGGTTCTTTGTTATTAACCAATCTTTCGGCAGAACAAATCGTGGGATTGAATGGGCAAGCATTTACCGAAGGAATATTAGTAATGGCATGGGAAACCTTGGCGGCAATCGCTATGATTATTACTGCTATTTTCTTGGTTCCAAAGTATATGGCGAGAGGAATTACTACAATTCCGGAGTTTATAGAGTACCGTTTTGACCACCAAACCAAAGCAATTATCTCCGGTTTGTTTCTTACTGGATATGTTGTGGTAATTGTTCCTTCAGTATTGTACTCTGGTTCTTTGGCCTTTAGTACGATGTTTGATCTTCCTACTGTTTTAGGGATTTCGCACAAAGCGTCAATATGGCTATGTGTATGGAGTATCGGTATTATCGGAATGATTTATGCCATTTTTGGTGGATTAAAAGCCGTTGCGGTTTCTGATTTGATTAATGCAATTGGATTGTTGATTGGTGGAATTTTAATTCCAATATTCGGATTAATGGCCATTGGAGAGGGAAGTGTTATGACGGGTATTAGTACTTTGTACACTTCAAATCCAGAAAAATTTAATGTAGTAGGTGAAGTAGATAACTCAATTCCGTTTGGGACAATTTTTACAGGAATGATGCTAGTACAAATGTTTTATTGGGGAACTAATCAAGCGATTTTACAACGTGTTTTTGCCGCAAAAAACTTAAAAGAAGGACAAAAAGGAATGATTTTGGCCGCTTTGGTTAAGTTTTTAATTCCGCTTATTGTGGTACTTCCCGGAGTAATTGCTTATCATTTATTTCAAGGCAATTTATCCAATCCAGATCAGGCGTATCCAACTTTGGTTAAAACGGTATTGCCTACGGCCTTTATGGGATTTTTTGCAGCTGTATTGTTTGGAGCCGTATTAAGTTCTTTCAACAGTATCCTTAATAGTAGCGCTACTTTGTTTGGTTTTGATTTGTACAAACAATACTTTAATAAAACAGCGACTGAACATCAGGTTGTAAAAGCGAGTAAAATCTTCGGATTGGTCTTGGGACTTTTAGGAATGTCGGTTGCACCATTAATCGCAAATGCTCCAAACGGTTTGTTTGCTTGGTTGCAAGAAGCGAATGGATGTTACAGTATTCCGATTCTAACAGTTGTAATTATTGGTTTTTTTACCAAAAGAGTTCCTGCTCTTGCGGCAAAAATCGGAATTGCATCTGGTGTGATTTTGTATTCGATCAGTCAATTTATCGTTAAACCATATTTTGTTGATAGTGCAATGGCCAAAGCTGCCGCAGATGGAATTACAAATGCAAAAGCATTAAGTGTAATTCAAGCTGAAGCTTATCCACACTTTCTACACGTAATGGCGGTATTGTTTGTATTAAATATCGGAATCATGTTATTGGTTGGAAAGATGTATCCTATGGCGCATGATCACGTCGTGAGATCAAATGATAAGGTAGATATCACACCATGGAAACATGCTGTAGTGACTGGAATATTGATTACAATTTTGGTTCTTAGTACTTATTTTATTTTTTAG
- the pheS gene encoding phenylalanine--tRNA ligase subunit alpha: MIDKIKEYIGEANAFSTQNPAELEAFRIKFIGSKGLLKDLFAEFKNVPNDQKKEFGQVINLLKTTAEEKVKSIQESLESKEESKGIFGDLTRTAEPAIIGSRHPISIVKNQIIDIFSTVGFNVSEGPEIEDDWHNFTALNLPEYHPARDMQDTFFIQTNPDILLRTHTSSVQVRYMEENKPPIRTISPGRVFRNEAVSARSHCIFHQVEGLYIDKDVSFADLKQTLLYFTKEMFGKSKIRLRPSYFPFTEPSAEIDIYWGLKTETDYRITKGTGWLEIGGCGMVDPNVLKNCGINSDEYNGFAFGMGVERIAMLLYQIGDIRMFYENDVRFLEQFKANI; the protein is encoded by the coding sequence ATGATAGACAAGATAAAAGAATATATTGGTGAAGCTAACGCTTTTTCAACACAAAATCCAGCAGAATTAGAAGCGTTTCGTATCAAATTTATTGGAAGCAAAGGACTTTTGAAAGACCTTTTTGCAGAATTTAAAAACGTACCTAACGACCAAAAAAAGGAATTTGGACAAGTAATTAACTTGCTAAAAACCACTGCAGAAGAAAAAGTAAAAAGCATCCAAGAATCTTTAGAAAGCAAAGAGGAGTCTAAGGGGATTTTCGGAGATTTGACTCGTACGGCAGAGCCTGCTATCATTGGTTCTCGTCATCCAATTTCGATTGTAAAAAACCAAATTATTGATATTTTCTCGACGGTTGGATTCAATGTATCTGAAGGTCCAGAAATTGAGGATGATTGGCATAATTTCACAGCTTTGAACTTGCCAGAATACCATCCGGCACGTGATATGCAGGATACTTTTTTCATTCAGACCAATCCTGATATTTTGTTGCGTACACATACGTCATCTGTACAGGTGCGTTACATGGAAGAAAATAAACCGCCGATAAGAACGATTTCTCCAGGAAGGGTTTTCCGTAATGAAGCGGTATCAGCGCGTTCGCACTGTATTTTTCACCAAGTAGAAGGTTTGTATATTGACAAAGATGTTTCGTTTGCCGACTTAAAGCAAACCTTATTATATTTCACTAAAGAGATGTTCGGGAAGTCAAAAATCCGTTTGCGTCCGTCTTATTTTCCGTTTACAGAGCCTAGTGCCGAAATTGATATTTATTGGGGTTTAAAAACCGAAACCGATTACCGTATCACCAAAGGAACTGGTTGGTTGGAAATTGGTGGTTGCGGAATGGTAGACCCTAATGTCCTTAAAAACTGTGGCATCAACTCTGATGAATACAACGGTTTTGCTTTTGGAATGGGTGTTGAACGTATCGCGATGTTGTTGTACCAAATTGGTGACATTCGTATGTTTTATGAAAATGATGTCCGTTTCTTGGAGCAATTTAAAGCAAATATTTAA